One uncultured Caproiciproducens sp. DNA segment encodes these proteins:
- a CDS encoding FtsW/RodA/SpoVE family cell cycle protein codes for MRGLKSFVNYLKRADKLYWLIMLTISAYSLLLLKTVPNSESGRSYFTVQLVAIILGYVGAILFTLIDYREIASYWYVVAGFCLFLIVYTQIFGIAVKSSGGINAKAWIQLPGTTFQPSELVKIGFIITFSKHLSALKERDLLKSFSQIVLLACHAMIPIVLVHFQGDDGTAVIFFCMFLAMAFGAGIQLRYFGAVFAALAVAFPIAWKYMLKDYQKDRFTIFRHPETDPLDKGLQQIQGRLSIGSGQFWGRGLFNSNSRVSKGLVPVQQTDFIFSVAGEQLGFIGCMLIMLLLLLLLFRTLRIARKSPDCLGSTICFGFFGMIAAQALFNLGMCLNLLPVMGVTLPFFSAGGSSAACLYLGFGLAQNVHMHRMNTDKVTLRR; via the coding sequence ATGCGAGGATTAAAATCATTCGTCAATTATCTAAAACGGGCGGACAAGCTTTATTGGCTAATCATGCTTACCATATCGGCGTACAGCCTGCTCCTGCTGAAAACGGTGCCAAACAGCGAATCGGGCAGGTCTTATTTCACAGTACAGCTGGTAGCTATTATCCTAGGCTATGTTGGCGCAATTCTTTTCACACTGATTGATTACCGTGAAATTGCAAGTTACTGGTATGTTGTGGCGGGATTTTGCTTGTTTTTAATCGTTTATACTCAGATTTTCGGTATTGCGGTGAAAAGCAGCGGAGGAATCAACGCGAAGGCATGGATTCAACTGCCAGGCACCACATTCCAGCCGAGCGAACTTGTGAAAATCGGCTTTATTATTACTTTTTCAAAGCATCTGTCAGCATTAAAAGAACGCGACCTGCTGAAATCATTTTCGCAGATTGTCCTATTGGCCTGCCATGCTATGATTCCGATCGTGCTGGTCCATTTTCAGGGTGACGACGGTACCGCGGTCATTTTCTTTTGCATGTTTCTCGCCATGGCATTCGGCGCGGGGATTCAGTTAAGGTATTTTGGGGCTGTTTTTGCGGCGCTTGCGGTAGCATTTCCTATCGCATGGAAGTATATGTTGAAGGATTATCAAAAAGACCGTTTTACCATTTTTCGCCATCCGGAAACAGACCCTCTTGACAAAGGCCTTCAGCAAATTCAGGGCAGACTGTCCATTGGCAGCGGCCAGTTTTGGGGTCGAGGGTTGTTTAACAGCAATTCACGCGTCAGCAAAGGTCTTGTCCCCGTACAGCAGACCGACTTTATCTTCTCGGTTGCGGGAGAACAGCTCGGCTTTATCGGCTGTATGCTGATTATGCTTTTGCTGTTGCTGCTTCTGTTCCGCACGCTTCGGATTGCGAGAAAATCGCCGGACTGCCTTGGCAGTACCATTTGTTTCGGCTTCTTCGGCATGATTGCGGCGCAGGCACTGTTCAATTTAGGGATGTGCCTCAACCTCCTTCCGGTTATGGGGGTTACGCTGCCGTTTTTCAGCGCCGGCGGTTCTTCCGCAGCCTGCCTGTACCTTGGCTTCGGTCTGGCACAGAATGTGCATATGCACAGGATGAATACGGACAAGGTGACGCTCAGACGTTAA
- a CDS encoding ABC-three component system middle component 2 codes for MEVSFSNYINDVVRILVLLDAVKERKSIKLTENKIKLYDYFLKFPCTMLSDDIYELSTQWNFDEYYAFFHWQPDLVRYRQSLNFLISKGFIETTLEDNAIVYKIKELGEEALNRIDNPYKQKLIELANEFIPKIVKLSEAKIELLIREKSNIYRRNGGVKYEG; via the coding sequence ATGGAGGTTAGTTTCTCCAACTATATAAATGATGTTGTTCGAATTTTGGTATTACTGGATGCTGTTAAAGAACGAAAGTCTATAAAATTGACAGAAAATAAAATCAAATTGTATGATTACTTTTTAAAATTTCCTTGTACAATGCTTAGCGATGATATATACGAACTAAGCACACAATGGAATTTTGATGAGTATTATGCCTTCTTTCACTGGCAGCCCGATCTAGTTAGATATAGACAGAGCTTAAATTTTCTTATTTCAAAAGGTTTCATCGAAACAACTTTGGAGGACAATGCTATTGTTTATAAAATAAAAGAACTAGGGGAAGAAGCTTTAAATCGCATTGACAATCCCTATAAACAAAAACTTATCGAATTAGCAAATGAATTCATTCCTAAAATTGTGAAACTGTCGGAAGCTAAGATTGAGCTACTTATTCGTGAAAAATCCAACATATATCGAAGGAATGGAGGGGTTAAGTATGAAGGTTAA
- a CDS encoding ABC-three component system protein encodes MERDFRYLRDQHGDAGAREIFEKICTQLLQACFGSDAHNIRVSQGDEGIDILVGNFEKPIDNYQCKYFIDGLGSSQKSQITESFKRAIEAPDYKMKKWILCVPCTLNAKEFKWWSEWSGQQHKIYEIDIALYDGGYLISQLKKHDIYDEAFDNDIRQKLDEILSYIESEKVRISDEIIILLEDVDADDYDDMLFVKKLENARIKLIDGCKRDFFNAEFAEYIIKSKGDPERIRLLDNLKRKVYTFWETQYRRYQDDTDGNDLLTRTYERIEDADTTTLSCSPLPEVSLMAKKGILHQWAEECSIGWLKDYKSRLEEYLKNGGD; translated from the coding sequence TTGGAACGTGACTTTAGATATTTGAGAGATCAGCACGGGGATGCAGGTGCTCGTGAAATATTTGAAAAGATATGCACACAGTTGTTACAAGCTTGCTTTGGAAGTGATGCCCATAACATCCGAGTTAGTCAAGGTGATGAGGGCATAGATATATTAGTTGGCAATTTTGAAAAACCTATTGATAATTATCAATGTAAATATTTTATTGACGGTTTGGGTAGTTCTCAAAAAAGCCAGATAACGGAATCTTTTAAAAGGGCAATTGAAGCACCCGACTACAAAATGAAGAAATGGATTCTTTGCGTCCCCTGCACTCTTAACGCAAAAGAGTTCAAGTGGTGGAGTGAATGGAGCGGACAGCAGCACAAGATTTATGAGATTGATATAGCATTGTATGATGGTGGATATTTAATTTCACAATTAAAAAAGCATGATATATACGATGAAGCATTTGATAATGATATAAGGCAAAAACTTGATGAGATTTTATCTTATATCGAATCCGAGAAAGTACGCATTTCTGATGAAATTATCATACTTCTGGAAGATGTGGATGCAGACGATTATGACGATATGCTATTCGTGAAAAAGTTGGAAAATGCAAGGATTAAGTTAATTGATGGGTGTAAAAGAGACTTCTTCAACGCAGAATTTGCAGAATATATTATCAAAAGCAAGGGCGATCCTGAACGAATACGCTTACTTGATAATCTTAAGCGAAAGGTGTATACCTTCTGGGAGACTCAATATAGACGTTACCAAGATGACACAGATGGAAACGATTTATTAACCCGGACGTACGAACGTATTGAAGACGCCGATACGACAACATTGAGTTGCTCTCCCTTACCAGAAGTGAGTTTAATGGCGAAGAAAGGTATACTTCATCAATGGGCGGAAGAATGCAGTATAGGTTGGCTCAAAGATTATAAAAGCAGATTAGAAGAGTATCTAAAGAATGGAGGGGATTAA